The nucleotide sequence AGCAAACCCGGCGATCACCATCATCGATGTCAGGAGGCCCGGAGAGTACGAGGCCGGGCATATCCCCGGGGCGGTGCATATCCCGATTGCATCATCCTTCCATGAAGGGATCGCGGGGCTTGATCGGGACCAGCCGTACCTCGTCTACTGTGCAACCGGGGGGAGGGGCAGCCGGGCTCTCCGGGCGATGGGCGAGGCTGGGTTTACCGAGGTCTATAACCTCGGCGGTGGCATCGCCGCATGGGAGAGGGCCGGCGGTGCAGTGATATGAGATTATACCAGCTTCCCCTTCTCTGCTATCATTTGCATATACCGGGATAGGGTCAGCCTGATGTTTTCGGGGTCAAGCCTCTCCGCCTCCCTGAGTGATGCTGTCGCCTCGTCTCTCCGGCCGAGGGTACGGAGGACGAAACTCCGGTAGAACCAGGTGTTTGAATTCTCCGGAGTCAGGGTGAGGGCGGTATCAAAGGATCCAAGCGCCTCCTCATGCCTTCCGGCGCCCATCAGGGCCCTCCCCTGGTAGTGCCAGGCATACCCGCTCCGGGATCCCTCTTCAATGGATTTGGCTAAGATCGGGATCGCCTCTTCATACCGCTCAAGCTCCGTCAGTGCCGCTCCGCAAATCTGGAGAAATCCGGGTTCATCAGGCCAGATTCTTCGCCCTTCGCTTGTTGCGGCAACGGCATCGGTATATCTCCGCACTTTGATGAGGGTGTCGCACCGGAGAAGGGCCGCTCTCTTGTTTTTTCTGATGGATAGTTCCTTCTCAAAGGCGGAGAGGGCTTCTGTGAACTCTCTCCTTCTATGATGGGTGAGCCCCTCCCTGATCAATGCATCCGGATCGTCGGGGTCACTCTCCATAGGAGAGAGTACCTGCTTTGCCTGCTGAAGATAGGGATGATCGGGGTCGATCTCTTCCGCCCGGGCAAGCGATGCGGCCGCCTCGTCATGCCTGCCGATCTCGTCAAGGACCATTGCTTTGCCGATCCAGACCGCTGGATCAAGGGGATGTATTGTACCTGCCCGGTCATAGGCCTCGAGAGCCTCCTCGTAGCGGTCCAGGGCGACAAGGGCAGATGCCTTCCTCAGCCACAATCCTGCATGATCCGGTCTCTTTGCGAGGATTTCACCGTATATTCTGATCGCCTCCTCATATTGTCCGGTCTGAAGAGCGGTATCGCCTCGTTCCATCTTCTGGCTGAGTACTTTTGGGTTGATGGTGCAGCCTCCGCAGTTGTATTTTCTCCATCTGATGCAATAAAATTGATCTTCTTCGTTTCCCACAAAGGAAATCATTATC is from Methanocalculus alkaliphilus and encodes:
- a CDS encoding rhodanese-like domain-containing protein encodes the protein MIRRRTAGFSCIVLLLIIAAAGCTAPDGGDEMPVLVTITAEEAMLLLEANPAITIIDVRRPGEYEAGHIPGAVHIPIASSFHEGIAGLDRDQPYLVYCATGGRGSRALRAMGEAGFTEVYNLGGGIAAWERAGGAVI
- a CDS encoding tetratricopeptide repeat protein, whose translation is MERGDTALQTGQYEEAIRIYGEILAKRPDHAGLWLRKASALVALDRYEEALEAYDRAGTIHPLDPAVWIGKAMVLDEIGRHDEAAASLARAEEIDPDHPYLQQAKQVLSPMESDPDDPDALIREGLTHHRRREFTEALSAFEKELSIRKNKRAALLRCDTLIKVRRYTDAVAATSEGRRIWPDEPGFLQICGAALTELERYEEAIPILAKSIEEGSRSGYAWHYQGRALMGAGRHEEALGSFDTALTLTPENSNTWFYRSFVLRTLGRRDEATASLREAERLDPENIRLTLSRYMQMIAEKGKLV